The Streptomyces sp. NBC_00576 genome contains the following window.
GGTCGTACGTCTTCGGGCCCGGCCGTCCAGCGCGCCGTGACGGAGGCGACCGGGCCGCAGCCGGAGGCATCCCGTACTTCCGGCGCCGACGGGTCCCACCCGGCTGTCCGGCTCAGCCCGTCGGGGCCTCGCCTGACCGTCGCCCGTCGCCCGGCCGGACCCGCGCGCCGGATCGCCGCCGTGCGGCCCGCCAACCCTCCGGCGCCCGACACCGCCCCAACGCCTGACGCCTCTGCCACCACAACACCGGCCAGTACGACCACGGGCTCCACCGCCCCCGTACAACGCACCGCCACGCCCGCGCGAAGCCGCGCGCCCCTCGGCGCCCCGCTGAGCGAACTCCCTTCCACAGCAACACCGTTGACGCAGAGCACCCCCGCGTCCGGCACCGGATCCGCACCCGGTCCGACGCTGCCCGTCGTCCAACGCCAGGCCGACACCTCGGGGGCGAAGGACAGCGGTACGGGCGGTACGAGCGGTACGGGCGCCACGAGCGGTACGAGCGGTACGGGCGCCACGAAGAGAACGGCACCCGCTGCCCAGGCCGACGCCCCGCGCCGGACCCCCGCGCCCGCCCCCGGCCCCGGCAGCACGGGCGCCCGCGCGCGCGGTGGCCTGGGAGCTCCGCTGCCCGCGCTGCCGCCGAGCGCCGAACTGCCCGGTTCCGCCGCGCCCCGTGCGTCTCGTACGACGACGCCCGGCCCGGACGTCCAGCGCGCTCCGGTACGTCCGGGCCAGAGCTCCGCAACCGCTCCGGTGCCGCCCACCGGGGCCGCGCCCCTCGCTCCGGGAGCGGATGCCCCGCTGCTGGGGACGGCCGACGTCCAGCGCAGCCTCGCGGACCACTCCACCACCGGCGGCACCACCAAGGCCGTTCCCGCGGACCACGCGAACGGGCCCGCCACACCACTGGTGACGCCGCCCCCGGCTGTCGCCCCCGTAGCCACGGAAGGCGCGGCAGGAAAAGAGCGACGCCCCGCCGCGGCGCCCGGTGGGGCGAGCGCCGGCGGGCCGGGCTCGGGCGGATCCCGCGTTGATGGATCGCGCGCTGACGGACCGACCTCCGGCAGACCCCGAGCGGACGCCCCGAGCTCCCGCAGGCAAAGGCCCCAACACTCCGCCGCCTCGGGCCCGGTAGTCGTGGCCAGGGCCGTGACCGCAGGCACCGCAGGCACCCCAGGCACCGCACGTACCCGGCCCGCCGGCTCGGCAGGTGCGCGCCCCCTCACCGTCACCAGCTCCGCAGCACACTCCGCTACGACGCCACACCGCACCCTCTCGCTGCTGGCCGCCCGCCCGCTCACCCTGACCACCCGGACCCCGGAAGGGGCGGCACCACCCGCCGCCGCCCGCTCCGGCAGCCGTCCCGTGGTGGCGGCGCGCTGGCCCGGTGCACCGGGCGCCTCCCAGGGGGACACCGTGTCACCCACCGCGCCACCCACCGGGGCGCCCGCGCGCCGGTTCGGCACACCGGCCGCCTCCCCGGGCGGCTCCCCGGGCGGTTTCGGGGCCCCCACGCGCCCGGCACTCGGCCCGTCCGCGCCCACTCAGGCCACACCGCAGCTCCAGCGAGCCACGACCTCGTACCCCGGACCGCAGGGCAAGGACGCAGGCGTACGAACGACCGCCTCCCCGGCCCCGGTTCAGCGTGTCCCGGTCGTCCGTCCCGCGCCGCCCCGCCTGCCGACCGCCGGCGCGACCGCAGCCGTACCGGCGAAGCCCCTGCCGGTGACCGCCCCGCAGGCGCCGCCGCTCGCGGACCGCCCGTCGGCGGCTACGGCACCGGGGGGACCCGTTCCCGTGGTCCGGCCGAGGAGCGTTACGGCGGCCGGCGGAACCGGCGGAACCGGCGAGGCGGCACTCGCGGTGCAGCGCGACGCACGAGGCCGCCCGCGGTCGTCCTCCGCGCCCCCCGCGCCGCCAACAGGCGCACTGGCCAAGGAGGTTCCGGCACCCGGCCGGAAGCGGTCGTCGTCCGTGTCCTCTGTGTCCTCCGAGGCCTCCGAGTCTTCCGCGGCCTCCGAGTCAGCCACGTCGTCCGCCGCCTCCGGCAAGAACGCGGCCCGCCGCACCGAGACCCGCCAGGACGACCCCGGCCCCGACCTCGACGACCTCGCGCGCCGCCTGCTCGACCCGGTCTCGCGGCTGATGCGCATCGAGCTCCGGCGCGACCCCGGCCTCGACCTCGACGACCTCTCGCGCCGCCTGCTCGACCCGGTGGCCCGGCTGCTGCGCACCGAGCTGCGCCGCGGCCGGGACCGCACCGGACGCCCCTACGACGGACGCCGCTGAGGGCACGCAATGGACGACGAACGACTGACGAACGACTGACGGGCGAGTGACGGACGAATGACCGACAGCATCTTCGCGACGAGCGTGTTCTTCCGGCTCGCGATCGGCGGCAACGACCTGGGCGCCTTCCACACCTGCTCCGGCATGGGCGCCGAAGTCGAGATGGAGACGTACGCCGAAGGCGGCAACAACGGCTTCACCTGGCAGCTGCCCGGCCGCGTGACCTGGTCGAACATCACGCTCAGCCGGCCCGTCACCGCCGACACGGCGAAGATCGCCCGCTGGCTCGACGAGACGCTGAAGCGGGTGGAGCCCAAGGACGGCGAGATCGTGGCGCTGAAACCGGATCTGACGCCGATCATCAGCTGGCAGGTGTTCGGGATCGTTCCGGTGCGCTGGCAGGGGCCGTCCTTCGACCCCGCCAACTCCCAGGCGGCGGTGGAGACATTGGAGATCGCCCACCAGGGCCTGCGCCCAGCCTGACCCGCCCTCACGAAAACCGCCTTACGAAAGCCACCTCACGAAAACCGCACTCAACAGCCGTCCCGTCCCCGAAAGGAAGTCCCGGCATGTCCTCAGCGGCCCGCTCCAGCCGAGCCAGGGCTCAGCTGACCCTGAAGGAGCCCCCGGCCTCCGTCGGGGCGAAGCCCGGCGGGACGATCGCGCAGCTGAACCTGCAGTTCAACCCCTCGACCCTGGAGCTGCGCAAGACCACCGAGTGGCGGCGCACCCCGTCCCGGATGGCGGGGCAGTCGGCGCTGCCCGAGTTCGTCGGCAGCGGCCCGCGCTCGCTGAGCCTCGAGGTGTTCCTGGACGCCACCGCCACCCACGACAACTCCGTGGAACTGGCGGTGGAGAAGCTGATGAAGGGGTGCGTGCCGACCCCGGCCAGCCTGGGCCGCAAGAAGCCGGCCAGCCCGTGGGTGCGGTTCGAGTGGGGCACGGCGCGGACGACGTCGTTCGACGGGGTGCTCGCCAGCCTGTCGGTGTCGTACACGCTGTTCGACGTGGACGGACAGCCGCTGCGGGCCACCTGCGCGCTGTCCATCGAGGAGGCGAGCGTCGACCCGGCGGGCCAGAACCCGACGTCCGGCGCGCGCACCGCCCGCAGCACGCACACCGTCGTGACGGGCGACAGCCTGGCCCTGCTGGCCTGGCGGGAGTACGGAGACGCGACCGCCTGGCGGGTCATCGCGGAGGCCAACGACATCGACGACCCGATGGCTCTCGTACCCGGCACCGAACTGGTGGTGCCGGGGCTGCGTGACGCGGGCGCAGAGGAGGACCAGTGACCACACCCGAGGCGCGGGGCGGCCGGTCGTTCGCGGCCGATCCCAT
Protein-coding sequences here:
- a CDS encoding phage tail protein is translated as MTDSIFATSVFFRLAIGGNDLGAFHTCSGMGAEVEMETYAEGGNNGFTWQLPGRVTWSNITLSRPVTADTAKIARWLDETLKRVEPKDGEIVALKPDLTPIISWQVFGIVPVRWQGPSFDPANSQAAVETLEIAHQGLRPA
- a CDS encoding CIS tube protein, yielding MSSAARSSRARAQLTLKEPPASVGAKPGGTIAQLNLQFNPSTLELRKTTEWRRTPSRMAGQSALPEFVGSGPRSLSLEVFLDATATHDNSVELAVEKLMKGCVPTPASLGRKKPASPWVRFEWGTARTTSFDGVLASLSVSYTLFDVDGQPLRATCALSIEEASVDPAGQNPTSGARTARSTHTVVTGDSLALLAWREYGDATAWRVIAEANDIDDPMALVPGTELVVPGLRDAGAEEDQ